The segment TTGGAGCGGTCCGGACACCTATGTGAAAACGACCTCCAGCAACCTGCGCCTGCAGGTCGACCAGGGGATCGGCGAGCACATCCACGCCCTCGTCGGCTACAACTTCGGCAAGGCGAAGTTCAACCAGCGCGACGTCGGCGGCAATCTCGTTACCGGCCTCGGGCCGGTGAGCCTCCGCAAAACCGTCGATTTCGGCATCGCGGCCCTCGACAAGACCGGCGGCGACAGCAACACCAACGTCAAGAATGGCAAGGTCGACGACGTCGCCCTCAGCTACGGCTGGAATGACACCATCACCCAGAATTCCCACGATCAGGTCCGCGGCGAGGTCACCGGCAACCTGAAGCTGTTCGAGAATCATAAGTGGCTCGCGTTTTCCAACTCCCTCCTCGTCGGTCACTCCGAAGAGAAGCAGATCAACCTCTCCGACGCTCGCGGCACGAAGAAGGACCTCAACAACTACAGGAGCCCGCTCGACACCTCGCCGATCCGCTTCGGCACGCAGGGCGACGGCACCGCCGACATCGCGATGGAGGACAAGACCTACAAGAAGACCATCGCCTGGGACCAGTCCACCTACGCCGTCTACTCCGGCAAATTTCTCCAGGACCGCGTCATGCTGATCCTCGGCGCCCGCGATGATTACAGCGACAACTCTGTCTTCACCAACCTTCGCGACGGCACCGCCGCGACCTCCGCGCGCAGCGATAAGGAAAAGGTCCGCACCTACCAGCGTGGTATCAGCGTCGAGATCACGAAGAGCCTCTCCGCCTTCGCGCTCAAGGCCGAGGGCGTGCAGCCCAACTTCAGCGGCAACATCGACGTCAACGGCATACCGATGGGGCCGACCATCGCCAAGAGCACGGAATACGGCGTGAAGTTCGACCTGATGCACGGCCGTATCTCCGGCTCGGTCAGCTCCTTCAAGATCGACCGCTCTGGCTCCCAGTTCTTCTACTGGTGGGCCCCGACTTCGAACTACAAGAACTTCAAGACCGACAAGCCCATCGTCTACCAGATCAACGAATTTGCACCGCAGGCCTTCGGCGGCCCGAACTGGACCAATGGCGCCGGCGACGCCGCCACCGCCCAGTTCACCGCCGCGCAGAACGCCGGTGCGATCTACCAAAAGACCGTCAGCGGCAACACCAACTGGTATGTCAACGCGTCGACGGCCACGGGCGCCGCGTTCCTCGACGCCGTCTTCGACTTCACGACGGCCCACGGCATGAGCTGGCCGGGCTGGCTCTACAACGTCGACTCCGAGACCAACAACTCCTGGGATGACCGCGCCTCGGGCCCCGGTGGCAACGAATACGTGAGCGGCTCCGACCAGAGCAAGGGCTGGCAGGCCGACGTCGTGTGGACCCCGGTCGACGAACTGCAGATCGTCGCCAGCTACACCCACATCAACAAGATCATCACCTCCGCCGGCAACTTCGCCAAGTCGCCCAACCCGCAGGACCGCTGGGCCGTCTGGTATTTCCCGAACACCGATTGGGGCCTGACCGGCAAGCCAATCGCCACCGCATATGGCGATCCGAACGACACCTCCACCTGGACCGGCACCGGCTTCGGCTATGGTGAGAAGCAGGACGACACGCCCGAGCACCAGGCGTCCATCTGGGCCAACTACACCTTCAACAAGCACAGCGCGATGCAGGGCTGGTCCTTCGGCTTGGGCGGCGGCTACGAGTCGCCGCGCGAATATCAGTCCGGCATCACGCACGGCGGCGGCCAGCGCATCACGGACAAGAATGGCAACATCGTCGTCCTCAAGACGCCCGCCCGCTATGTCGCCAACGCCATGGTTCGCTACGCGTTCAAGCTCAATGAGCATGACGCCAGCGTGCAGCTCAACATCGGCAACATCTTCGACGACCGGAAACTCTACGGCCTCATCTATTCGTCGCCGCGTGAGTTCCGCCTTCAGGCCTCCTACAGCTTCTGAGGTCATGCCGGCGCGGGCGAACGGCTTCGCCCGCGCCGGGACTAGCCTTTGGTGGTCTAGGTTCAGGGTAGTTACCAGTTCGGACGACGGCACGGCCGTCGTCCGGCTTTTTCCGGCTGGGCGGCGCGCCTGCTGATCCGCCGTCCCGTCTTCTCCGCCTCATGTTTCC is part of the Opitutus terrae PB90-1 genome and harbors:
- a CDS encoding TonB-dependent siderophore receptor, coding for MKTSLVPFRRDRLPLALLVCALVVPAPLIAQTAAPADSATTASVASASAGESDAIVLSPFTVTTDKDRGYKATNATTGTRLNESIKDLPMPIAVITEKFLRDTGSTDLRQALSYTSAIQLRSQNDQGTPGGAYQGPGGVNNPEGATANLSGSSYKIRGYITDTVLRDGFRRQHAVDSINIGRVEVAFGPTALLYGIGSFGGIVNYLPKAPEAKRFSEVAVTYGSYDFKRVTVDTTGPITEKWNFNYRLTGALQDREDYTDYRKEDHTFISPAIMFEPTKTTKVTADFEYGKQTDKGVGFQRVRAMTGVSGGDQGEHADFYTLPGTDPYTFRWSGPDTYVKTTSSNLRLQVDQGIGEHIHALVGYNFGKAKFNQRDVGGNLVTGLGPVSLRKTVDFGIAALDKTGGDSNTNVKNGKVDDVALSYGWNDTITQNSHDQVRGEVTGNLKLFENHKWLAFSNSLLVGHSEEKQINLSDARGTKKDLNNYRSPLDTSPIRFGTQGDGTADIAMEDKTYKKTIAWDQSTYAVYSGKFLQDRVMLILGARDDYSDNSVFTNLRDGTAATSARSDKEKVRTYQRGISVEITKSLSAFALKAEGVQPNFSGNIDVNGIPMGPTIAKSTEYGVKFDLMHGRISGSVSSFKIDRSGSQFFYWWAPTSNYKNFKTDKPIVYQINEFAPQAFGGPNWTNGAGDAATAQFTAAQNAGAIYQKTVSGNTNWYVNASTATGAAFLDAVFDFTTAHGMSWPGWLYNVDSETNNSWDDRASGPGGNEYVSGSDQSKGWQADVVWTPVDELQIVASYTHINKIITSAGNFAKSPNPQDRWAVWYFPNTDWGLTGKPIATAYGDPNDTSTWTGTGFGYGEKQDDTPEHQASIWANYTFNKHSAMQGWSFGLGGGYESPREYQSGITHGGGQRITDKNGNIVVLKTPARYVANAMVRYAFKLNEHDASVQLNIGNIFDDRKLYGLIYSSPREFRLQASYSF